CGCGGACCTGGCCCGCGTTGCCGCGCCGCAGGACGTCCTCGATGCCCGCGGTGCCCTCCAGGCGCTTGGCGTCGTCGGAGGACTGCAGGGCCCGCAGCGCCCGGACCGTCTCGTCGAGGTCGGCGGAGACGTCCGCGAGGAGGTCGGCGACCGGACCGGGGTTGGCGGACAGGATGTCGATCCACATCCCGGGGTCGGACGCGGCGATCCGGGTCACGTCACGGATGCCCTGCCCGCACAGCCGTACGGCCGCCTCCTCGGCGTTCTCCAGGCGCGCGGCGACCATGCTGGAGACCAGGTGGGGCATGTGGGAGACCAGGGCGACGGCGCGGTCGTGGGCGTCCGCGTCCATCACCACCGGCACCGCCCGGCAGTGCGAGACCAGCTCCAGGGCCAGGTTCAGCACCTCGGTGTCGGTGTCCCGGGTCGGCGTCAGCACCCAGGGACGGCCCTCGAAGAGGTCGCCGGTCGCGGCCAGCGGGCCGGACTTCTCGCGGCCCGACATGGGGTGCGTGCCGATGTACGACGAGAGGTCCAGGCCCATGGCCTCAAGCTCGCGGCGCGGGCCGCCCTTGACGCTGGCCACGTCGAGGTAGCCGCGGGCCACGCCCCGGCGCATGGCGTCGGCGAGCACCGCGGCCACATGGGCGGGCGGGGCGGCGACGATCGCGACGTCGACGGGCCCGTCCGGCGCCTCGTCGGTGCCGGCGCCGAGCGCGGCGGCCGTTCGGGCCTGCTCGGGGTCGTGGTCGGCGAGGTGGACGACGACGCCCCGCTGGGACAGGGCGAGGGCGGCCGACGTACCGATGAGGCCGGTTCCGATGACGAGTGCGGTTCTCACTGGGCGATGTCCTTGCGCAGGGCGGCCGCGGCGCCGAGGTAGACGTGGTTGATCCCGCTGCGGGGCCGGTCGGACTCGATGTGCGCGAGGACGCGGACGACGCGGGGCATGGCGCCCTCGATGTCCAGTTCCTGGGCGCAGATCAGCGGGACGTCCACGATGCCGAGCTTGCGGGCCGCGGCCGCCGGGAAGTCGCTGTGCAGGTCGGGCGTGGCCGTGAACCAGATGCTGATCAGGTCGTCCGGGGTGAGCTCGTTCCGCTCCAGGATGGCGGTGAGCAGGGCTCCGACCTGCTCGTCCATGTGGCCGGCCTCGTCCCGCTCGAGTTGGACGGCGCCCCGGACCGCTCGTACCGCCACGGCGTGCTCCTTGCTGATGTGCGTATCGGCTCTCTGCCGATCCAGCGTAGTCAGCCCTTGTCGAGCCGGTGCGCGGCGCCCGCCCGCTGAGACGGGGCGCCGGGCGAGAAACCCCTGTGCACTTTTGCGCGAATCACGCGTTTTGTGCCACTTGCTCCCGGGTTGTTCCTTCTCGGTGCCTTCAGTGCCAAGATGCTGTTGCTCCGCTCGGAGCGATTCCCGGGCTGGTTTCTGCCAATTCTTCCGCACGTTCGGAGTGACGACATGACTCAAGGCCCGACGCGGCGCACGGTTCTCCTCGCGACGGGCGCGGTGGCGCTCGTCGCGGGATGCGGCGGCGGTGGTGACGACTCCGGTGCGTCCCCGTCCGTCGCCCCCGCCCAGGAGCTGGCGAAGACGAGCGACATCCCGGTCGGCGGCGGCGTGATCTTCAAGGACGAGGGGGTCGTCGTCACCCAGCCGACGCAGGGCGAGTTCAAGGCCTTCACCAACATCTGCGCCCATCAGCGGTGCCCGGTGGCCGGCGTCTCCGACGGCACCATCAACTGCTCCTGCCACGGCAGCAAGTTCGCCATCGCGGACGGCGCGGTGACCAACCCGCCGGCGACGAAGCCGCTGCCCGAGAAGAAGATCGCGGTGGAGGGGGACTCCATCCGCCTGGCGTGACCGCCGCCCGTCCGCTGTCCGTCTGCCGCCCGTCCGCCGCCGGTCCGCTGTCCGTCTGCCGTCGTCTCAGGCGTCCCAGAGCGCCCCGAGCGTCACCAGCTCGCCCCGGTACTCGATCCGGTCCGCCCACTCGGCCGGCCAGGCGTCCCCGCCCAGGTGCGCGCCCGCGAAGGCACCCGCCAGGCAGGCGATCGAGTCGGAGTCACCAGAGGTGCAGGCGCCCCGACGCAGGGCCGTCACCGGCTCGTCGGGGAAAAGCAGGAAGCACAACAGGCCGGTCGCCAGCGCCTCTTCGGCGATCCAGCCCTCTCCGGTGGCCAGGCACGGGTCGGTCTCCGGCGAGGGAGTGCGCAGGGCGCCCTGGAGCCGGTCCAGAACCCCCAGGCACTCGTCCCAGCCGCGCGCCATGAAGAGCTCGGGGCTGGGGTCCTGACTGCGCGTCCACAGGTCGCCGAGCCAGCGCTCGTGGTAGTGGGTGCGGTTCTCGTGCGCGTACGACCCCAGCTGCTCGACCAGCCCGGCCGGCTCGGCGCCCTGCGCGAGCAGGCGTACGGCGTGGGCGGTGAGGTCGGACGCGGCGAGTGCGGTCGGATGCCCGTGGGTGAGCGCGGACTGCAACTGGGCGGCGCCCGCGCGCTGTTCGTCGCTCAGCCCGGGGACGAGCCCGACGGGCGCGACGCGCATGTTGGCGCCGCAGCCCTTGGAACCGATCTGGCTGGCGTCCTGCCACGGCCGGTCCGCGTGCTCCAGCAAGGCACACGCCCGCAGGCAGGTGTTGCCGGGCGCGCGGTTGTTCTCCGGAGAGCGGTTCCAGGCGATGAACTCGAGGCGCACCGCCTCCGCCATGTCCTCGGGCCCGAGCACGCCCCGGTCCATGGCCGTCCGCAGCCCCCGCCCGAGCGCCAGCGTCATCTGCGTGTCGTCGGTGACCATCCCGGACGCCGGCAGCTCCAGCTCCCGCCAGGGCCCGTACCGGTCGAGGATCGACGGCACGCTGTGGAACTCGGTCGGGTACCCGAGGGCGTCCCCGAGAGCGAGGCCGATGAGCGCCCCCGTGGCGGCGCGTTTGGTCGGAGTCGTGATCATGGGAGAACCCTAGGGCCTGTCGTCAAACTCCCGTCGTCCGCCCGGAGGGCGGGCCCGGCGGCGTCAGGTGCGTGCTCTCGGCGTGCCGGGCCCTGACCCACGTACTGGACGTACTTGGGTCGGGGCCCGGTGCGCCGAGAGTGCGTGCATGGCGTCGCCGGGCAGGCGGGAGTTTGACGACAGGGCCTAGGGCCTGTCGGAGTCGTGATCACGGGGAGACCTCCAGGGTCAGCCCCCCCAGGGCCTAGAGGTCGACCTCGTTCATCAGCATCCCGACCTCCGTGTTCGACAGCCGTCGCAGCCAGCCCGACTTCTGGTCGCCCAGGGTGATCGGGCCGAAGGCGACGCGGACCAGCTTGTCGACCGGGAAGCCGGCCTCGGCCAGCATGCGGCGGACGATGTGCTTGCGGCCCTCGTGGAGGGTGACCTCGACCAGGTAGTTCTTGCCGGTCTGCTCGACGACCCGGAAGTGGTCCGCGCGCGCGTAGCCGTCCTCCAGCTGGATGCCGTCCTTCAGGCGCTTGCCCAGGTCGCGCGGGATCGGGCCCACGATGTGCGCGAGGTAGGTCTTCTTCACGCCGTACTTGGGGTGGGTCAGCCGGTGCGCCAGCTCGCCGTGGTTGGTGAGCAGGATGACGCCTTCGGTCTCGGTGTCGAGCCGCCCCACGTGGAAGAGCCGGGTCTCGCGGTTGGTGACGTAGTCACCGAGGCACTGGCGGCCCTCGGGGTCCTCCATCGTGGAGACCACACCGGCCGGCTTGTTCAGCGCGAAGAACTGGTACGACTGCGTGGCGACCGTCAGGCCGTCCACCTTGACCTCGTCCTTCTCCGGGTCGACCCGCTTGCCCTGCTCCAGGACGATCTCGCCGTTGACCTCGACCCGCGCCTGCTCGATCAGTTCCTCGCAGGCCCGCCGGGAGCCGTATCCCGCGCGCGCGAGGACCTTCTGCAGCCGCTCGCCCTCCTGCTCGGCGCCCGGGAAGGTCTTGGGCAGCTTGATGTCCTTCTTGCCCGCGTACCGCTCGCGGTTGCGCTCCTCGGCCCGCGTCTCGTACTCACGCGAGGTCGCCGGGGCACTCCGCCCGCGCTGCTGGGGCTTCTTCGGCCCGCCCTTGGCACCACCGCGCGCCGCACCGCCGCGCCCCGACTTCGGGCCTTCCGGAGAGGCGCCGGGGCCCACGTCGTAGCGGCGCTCCTCGGGGCGGGGCTTGCGGGGACGGCCCTGACCCTGGCCCTGCCCCTGCTTCTGGTCCCTGTTGTTGCCGGCCCCGCGGTGGTTACCGCGCCCGCCGGTGCCGCCACTCTTGCCGCTGCCGCTGCTTCGCATCAAAGTTCCGTCGTCGTCGTGTCAGGCATGTCCGACGTGGGACCGTCGTCCGTGTCCGGAGCATCCGGATCGAACGACGGTACGGCTTCCTGGGTCTCGGCCTCGATCGCCGCCGCCTCCGGGAGGAAGGGCGCGAGCTCCGGGAGCTCGTCCAGACCGCGTAGGCCCATCCGCTCCAGGAAGTAGTTCGTCGTCGTGTACAGGATCGCACCTGTTTCGGGTTCCGTGCCCGCCTCCGCGACCAGACCGCGCTGGAGGAGGGTGCGCATCACGCCGTCACAGTTGACTCCGCGGACCGCGGAGACCCGGCTGCGGCTGACCGGCTGGCGGTAGGCGACGACCGCGAGCGTCTCCAGCGCGGCCTGGGTGAGGCGGGCCTGCTGGCCGTCCAGGACGAAGGCCTCGACGGCCGCCGCGTACTCGGGGCGGGTGTAGTAGCGCCAGCCGCCCGCGATCAGCCGCAGCTCGAAGCCTCGCCGCTGCACGGCGTACTCGTCGGCCAGCTCGCGCAGGGCGCGCGCGATCTGCCGTTTGGGCCGCTGGAGGATCTTCGCCAGGTATTCCTCGGTCGCGGGCTCGTCCACGACCATGAGGACGGCCTCCAGGGCCGGCTTGAGTTCGAGGTCGGCCACGGTCCGCAGCCCGGCCGGCACCTCGGTGGTCTCCTCGCTCACGCCTTCTTCTCCTTGGCTTCGTCCTTGGGCAGCTCGGGCGGCCGGTCGAACTCGTCGGTCACCGTCGGCGTCTCGTCCCCGTCCCCACCGGTCCAGCGCACGAGCAGCTCACCGAGGGCGGTCTCCTGCTCCAGCGCCACCGCCTTCTCCCGGTACAGCTCCAGCAGGGCCAGGAAGCGCGCTACGACGGTCAGGGTGTCGTCGGTGTCCTCGACGAGCGCGCGGAAGCTGGCCTCGCCGAGCTCCTTCAGCCGTGCGACGACGATCCCGGCCTGCTCCTGCACGCTGACCAGCGGCGCGTGGATGTGGTCGACGTACACCTGCGGCTTGGGCTTGGGCTGCATCGCCTTGACGGCGAGCTTGGCGAACCCTTCCGCGCCGATGCTGATGACCACCTCGGGCAGCAGCTCGGCGTGGTGGGGTTCCAGACCGACGGTACGGGGGTAGCGCCGGGCCTCCTCCTCGAGCCGTCCGCTGAAGATGTCGGCGATCTGCTTGTACGCGCGGTACTGCAGCAGCCGCGCGAACAGCATGTCCCGGGCCTCCAGCAGCGCCAGGTCGGCCTCGTCCTCGACCTCGGCGGAGGGCAGCAGCCGGGCGGCCTTCAGGTCCAGCAGCGTGGCCGCCACGACCAGGAACTCGGTCGTCTGGTCCAGGTCCCAGTCCGGCCCCATGGCCCTGATGTGCGCCATGAACTCGTCGGTCACCTTGGACAGCGCGACCTCGGTGACGTCCAGCTTGTGCTTGGAGATCAGTTGGAGAAGCAGATCGAAGGGGCCCTCGAAGTTGGCGAGCCGAACCTTGAAGACACCGTCGCCGGGGTCGTGGGGCTCGGCGGGCTCAGGAGCACCGAGGGGTGCTTCGAGTGCCGGTTCCGGAGCTACGACCTCAGGTTCTGCTTCCAGCGGGGGCTCGGGTTCGGGAGCCGGAGGTTCCTCCGCAGGGGGCTCGGGTTCGGGAGCCGGAGGTTCCTCCGCAGGGGGCTCGGGTCCGGCAACCGTAGGCTCCTCCACCGGAGCCACGGGCTCCCCAGGAACCGGCGCTGCCCCCGGTCCTCGTCCCAGCGCACGCCGACGGCCGGCGGAGGCGCCGGGCACGGGAACGTCGTTCGAGGTCATAGCCCCCGCAGGCTACCGCTACCGCCCACGAAGCCGTCGGACGAGGATGCTGGCATCCCCCCGGGTCTCCAGATCCGCGAGCACCACGGCGACCGCCTCACGGACGATCCGCCCGCGGTCGACCGCCAGCCCGTGCTCACCCCGGAGCACCAGCCGCGCGTGCTCCAGATCCATGAGCTCCTCGGCGGACACGTACACCGTGATCTTCTCGTCGTGCCGTTCCCGCCCACTGGGCCGCCGCGCGGCGGCCCGTCCGCGTTTGCGGGACGCGGCCGGCGCGGCACCCGAGGCAGAACCTTCCTGCGCCCCCTGCCGACGCGGGGAGCGCTCCACGCCCCGGCTGCGGGACTCGCCGGCCTCCGGTTCCGCGTCGGTCGCCACGTGCTCCGCGCCGTCGCCGTCACCGCCCTGTGCGGGAACGGACTGCGGTGCGTCCTCGGAGGACGCGCCCGCGGCGCCGTCGGACTCCCCGGCGGGAGCCGGCACCCGGGCCTCGCCGTTGGCCTGGCGCCGGGGAGTGGACGACTGAAGCGCCATCCCCCCTGTCGTACGGAACAGTTCGTCGGCCCCCGGCAGACTCACTCGGCGTGACACCGGGCGAGCACCTCCCTGGCGAGCTGGCGGTAGGCGGCGGCACCGACGGAGTTGGAGGCGTACGTGGTGATCGGCTCACCGGCGACCGTGGTCTCCGGGAAGCGGACCGTGCGCCCGATGACCGTGTGGTAGACGTGGTCGTCGAACGCCTCGACGACCCGCGCGAGCACCTCACGGCTGTGCACGGTGCGCGAGTCGTACATCGTGGCGAGGATCCCGTCGAGCTCCAGTTCCGGGTTGAGCCGTTCCTGGACCTTCTCGATGGTCTCCGTCAGCAGCGCGACCCCGCGGAGGGCGAAGAACTCGCACTCCAGGGGCACGATCACCTTGTGCGCGGCCGTCAGGGCGTTGACGGTGAGCAGGCCGAGCGAGGGCTGGCAGTCGATCACGATGTAGTCGTAGTCGGCCATGAGCGGCTTCAGGGCGCGCTGGAGCGTGGACTCGCGCGCGACCTCGCTCACCAGCTGGACCTCGGCGGCGGACAGGTCGATGTTGCTGGGCAGCAGGTCCATGTTCGGGACCGCCGTCTTCAGGAGCACCTCGTCGGCCGCCATGCCCCGCTCCATGAGCAGGTTGTAGACGGTGAGGTCGAGCTCCATCGGGTTGACGCCGAGTCCGACCGACAGCGCGCCCTGCGGGTCGAAGTCGACGAGCAGCACCCGGCGTCCGTACTCCGCGAGTGCGGCACCCAGGTTGATGGTCGACGTGGTCTTGCCGACGCCGCCCTTCTGGTTGCACATCGCGATGATCTTCGCGGGGCCGTGATCGGTCAGCGGGCCCGGGATCGGGAAGTACGGCAGCGGGCGCCCGGTCGGGCCGATGCGCTCGCGGCGCTGTCGGGCAGCGTCGGGCGCGAGCGTGGCCGCGTATTCGGGATCGGGCTCGTACTCGGCGTCGGGGTCGTAGAAGTGCCCCTCGGGCAGTTCGTCGTAGTCGGCGAAGTGGTTGTGGGGCGCGCCACTTCCGTCGCCGGCCATGGCGTTCACGTGATGGCCATCCATGCTCTGGTGTCCTGGCTGAGTCACAATCGACCTCTGGTGACTCTGGTGGGCTGCGAAGGTGCGCACCGCGACGGAGCCGACAGCCTCGAACCCCGCGGAGCCCTGGGCCCGTGCAGGCATTCCTGGTTGACCACCCCCGGGAGAAAATGTCGACTCATTCACAAGTCGTCTTACCTCCTTGGTGACCAGGAAACTTCTAGACAGGTCAGCGTGGCACCATGCCGACGGTTGGCGACTCTATGGCGTGTCGGGCGTCCGCAGCAACACAATCCGCCGGACCCGGCAGGATGTGTCGGCAATGAAACATCCCTCTGTCAAGGGCGTACGACCGTCGCACGGTGGGTTTCACCGGTGTACGAATCGGTTCAAGGGTTACGTTCGAGGCGAGTTGACCTTGAGTCGCAAAGTGACCATACACACATCCGGCCGGACCTTGTCGGGCAAGGTCCGGCCGGATGTGTGCCGTTGACGACCAGTGTTGACGTATCGCCTTTTACCCAATGGTGACTTAGCGGTTCGGCCACGCGCGGTTCAGGTCGACCCGGGCTCAGCCGAGCAGGGAGTCGAGCTCCACGTGCTCCAGGCCGTGCGCCTGAGCGACCTCCCGGTAAGTCACCTTGCCGTCATGCGTGTTGAGCCCCTTGGCGAGCGCGGAGTCGCGGCGCAGCGCCTCCACCCAGCCGTGGTCGGCGAGTTCGACGATGTAGGGCAGCGTGGCGTTGGTGAGCGCGTAGGTGGAGGTGTTGGGCACCGCGCCGGGCATGTTGGCGACGCAGTAGAAAACCGACTCATGGACCTTGAAGGTCGGCTCGGCGTGGGTGGTCGGGCGGGAGTCCTCGAAGCAGCCGCCCTGGTCGATCGCGATGTCGACAAGGACACTTCCCGGCTTCATGCGCGACACGAGCTCGTTGGTGACCAGCTTGGGTGCCTTGGCGCCCGGGATGAGGACGGCGCCGATGACCAGGTCGGCCTCCAGGCAGGCCTTCTCCAGCTCGAAGGCGTTGGAGACGACGGTCTGGATCTTCGTACCGAAGATCTTGTCCGCCTCCTTGAGCTTGTTGATGTCCCTGTCGAGCAGGGTGACGTGGAAGCCCATGCCGATGGCGATCTGCGCGGCGTTCCAGCCGGAGACGCCGCCGCCGATGACGACGGCCCGGCCGGCCAGCACGCCCGGGACACCGCCGGGCAGCACACCGCGGCCGCCGTTCGCGGCCAGCAGGTGGTAGGCGCCGACCTGCGGGGCGAGGCGGCCCGCGACCTCGGACATGGGGGCGAGCAGCGGAAGCGCGCGGCCGGGCAGCTCGACCGTCTCGTATGCGATCGCGGTGGTGCCGGACTCGACGAGGGCGTCCGTGCACTCCTTGGAGGCGGCCAGGTGCAGGTAGGTGAAGAGCGTCTGGTCCTTGCGGAGGCGGTGGTACTCCTCGGCGATGGGCTCCTTGACCTTCAGCAGCAGGTCGGCGGTGGCCCAGACCTCGTCGGCGGTCGGAAGGATCTGCGCACCGGCGGCGAGGTACTCGTCGTCCGTGATCGAGGAACCGACGCCGGCGTTGTGTTCGACGACGACCTGATGGCCGTGGCGCACCAGCTCGTGCACGCCGGCGGGGGTGATGGCCACCCGGAACTCGTTGTTCTTGACCTCGCGGGGGATGCCGACCTTCACGTCGATCACGGTCCTTGGCTCAGAGGGTGTGGGGGCAATACAAGACATACCCAGGCATGCGAGGGCACACCGGGAGACACCGCAGGAGAAGGTGCGGCAGAGCCAGTCTAATGAAGGCGTTCCCGCTGTCTAGCCTTTCAATGCATCAATCTTCAGCGGATGTACTACGGATTTCGCAGGCGTTAGCGTCCTGTTCCGGGGGATCGGAGGGTTCCGGCACCGGATCTGGCTTCATTTCCGGACCAGGGTCGGGCTCCGCGTCCGGCCCCGGGTCGGGCTCCGGGTCCGGCCACAGGTCCGGCGTTGTCTCCGGCTTGGGTTCCGGTTCGAGGTCCTGCTTGGCTTCCGGGTTGGGTTCCGGCTTGGGTTCCGGTTCGGGGTCCTGCTTGGCTTCCGGCTTGGGTTCCGGCTCCGCGTCAGGCTTCGCGTCAGGCTCCACACCGGATTCCGCATCGGATTCCGTACCGGACGTCGCACCGGATTCCGCCCCGGACGTCGTGCCGGATTCCGCGTCCGGATCCGGATCTTCCTCCCCCAGCAGCCGCTCGGCCGTGCCCCGGTGCAGCGAGGCCGCCGCGGGATCGCCGAGGTGCTCCAGGGTGTCGGCGAGCCGCAGGTGCAGCGCTGCCTGGAGGCGTACGTCCTCGGCGCGGCGCGCCCACTCCGCGGCCTCCTGGCAGGTGCGCAGCGACTCCTCGGGCCGCCCCGCGTACTCCTGGACGCGCGCCAGTTCGCTCAACGCCCGGGCGTGGGCGGCCACATCGCCGTTCTTGCGGTGCCCGGCGACCGCTGCCCGCCAGTTCCGCAGCGCCTCGCCGTAACGGCCCGCGAAGGTGTGCGCGGCGCCGATACGGCCGTA
The nucleotide sequence above comes from Streptomyces sp. NL15-2K. Encoded proteins:
- the aroH gene encoding chorismate mutase, producing MAVRAVRGAVQLERDEAGHMDEQVGALLTAILERNELTPDDLISIWFTATPDLHSDFPAAAARKLGIVDVPLICAQELDIEGAMPRVVRVLAHIESDRPRSGINHVYLGAAAALRKDIAQ
- a CDS encoding segregation/condensation protein A — its product is MTSNDVPVPGASAGRRRALGRGPGAAPVPGEPVAPVEEPTVAGPEPPAEEPPAPEPEPPAEEPPAPEPEPPLEAEPEVVAPEPALEAPLGAPEPAEPHDPGDGVFKVRLANFEGPFDLLLQLISKHKLDVTEVALSKVTDEFMAHIRAMGPDWDLDQTTEFLVVAATLLDLKAARLLPSAEVEDEADLALLEARDMLFARLLQYRAYKQIADIFSGRLEEEARRYPRTVGLEPHHAELLPEVVISIGAEGFAKLAVKAMQPKPKPQVYVDHIHAPLVSVQEQAGIVVARLKELGEASFRALVEDTDDTLTVVARFLALLELYREKAVALEQETALGELLVRWTGGDGDETPTVTDEFDRPPELPKDEAKEKKA
- a CDS encoding ParA family protein produces the protein MPARAQGSAGFEAVGSVAVRTFAAHQSHQRSIVTQPGHQSMDGHHVNAMAGDGSGAPHNHFADYDELPEGHFYDPDAEYEPDPEYAATLAPDAARQRRERIGPTGRPLPYFPIPGPLTDHGPAKIIAMCNQKGGVGKTTSTINLGAALAEYGRRVLLVDFDPQGALSVGLGVNPMELDLTVYNLLMERGMAADEVLLKTAVPNMDLLPSNIDLSAAEVQLVSEVARESTLQRALKPLMADYDYIVIDCQPSLGLLTVNALTAAHKVIVPLECEFFALRGVALLTETIEKVQERLNPELELDGILATMYDSRTVHSREVLARVVEAFDDHVYHTVIGRTVRFPETTVAGEPITTYASNSVGAAAYRQLAREVLARCHAE
- the scpB gene encoding SMC-Scp complex subunit ScpB is translated as MSEETTEVPAGLRTVADLELKPALEAVLMVVDEPATEEYLAKILQRPKRQIARALRELADEYAVQRRGFELRLIAGGWRYYTRPEYAAAVEAFVLDGQQARLTQAALETLAVVAYRQPVSRSRVSAVRGVNCDGVMRTLLQRGLVAEAGTEPETGAILYTTTNYFLERMGLRGLDELPELAPFLPEAAAIEAETQEAVPSFDPDAPDTDDGPTSDMPDTTTTEL
- a CDS encoding pseudouridine synthase, which gives rise to MRSSGSGKSGGTGGRGNHRGAGNNRDQKQGQGQGQGRPRKPRPEERRYDVGPGASPEGPKSGRGGAARGGAKGGPKKPQQRGRSAPATSREYETRAEERNRERYAGKKDIKLPKTFPGAEQEGERLQKVLARAGYGSRRACEELIEQARVEVNGEIVLEQGKRVDPEKDEVKVDGLTVATQSYQFFALNKPAGVVSTMEDPEGRQCLGDYVTNRETRLFHVGRLDTETEGVILLTNHGELAHRLTHPKYGVKKTYLAHIVGPIPRDLGKRLKDGIQLEDGYARADHFRVVEQTGKNYLVEVTLHEGRKHIVRRMLAEAGFPVDKLVRVAFGPITLGDQKSGWLRRLSNTEVGMLMNEVDL
- a CDS encoding ADP-ribosylglycohydrolase family protein; translated protein: MITTPTKRAATGALIGLALGDALGYPTEFHSVPSILDRYGPWRELELPASGMVTDDTQMTLALGRGLRTAMDRGVLGPEDMAEAVRLEFIAWNRSPENNRAPGNTCLRACALLEHADRPWQDASQIGSKGCGANMRVAPVGLVPGLSDEQRAGAAQLQSALTHGHPTALAASDLTAHAVRLLAQGAEPAGLVEQLGSYAHENRTHYHERWLGDLWTRSQDPSPELFMARGWDECLGVLDRLQGALRTPSPETDPCLATGEGWIAEEALATGLLCFLLFPDEPVTALRRGACTSGDSDSIACLAGAFAGAHLGGDAWPAEWADRIEYRGELVTLGALWDA
- the ald gene encoding alanine dehydrogenase; the protein is MIDVKVGIPREVKNNEFRVAITPAGVHELVRHGHQVVVEHNAGVGSSITDDEYLAAGAQILPTADEVWATADLLLKVKEPIAEEYHRLRKDQTLFTYLHLAASKECTDALVESGTTAIAYETVELPGRALPLLAPMSEVAGRLAPQVGAYHLLAANGGRGVLPGGVPGVLAGRAVVIGGGVSGWNAAQIAIGMGFHVTLLDRDINKLKEADKIFGTKIQTVVSNAFELEKACLEADLVIGAVLIPGAKAPKLVTNELVSRMKPGSVLVDIAIDQGGCFEDSRPTTHAEPTFKVHESVFYCVANMPGAVPNTSTYALTNATLPYIVELADHGWVEALRRDSALAKGLNTHDGKVTYREVAQAHGLEHVELDSLLG
- a CDS encoding prephenate dehydrogenase encodes the protein MRTALVIGTGLIGTSAALALSQRGVVVHLADHDPEQARTAAALGAGTDEAPDGPVDVAIVAAPPAHVAAVLADAMRRGVARGYLDVASVKGGPRRELEAMGLDLSSYIGTHPMSGREKSGPLAATGDLFEGRPWVLTPTRDTDTEVLNLALELVSHCRAVPVVMDADAHDRAVALVSHMPHLVSSMVAARLENAEEAAVRLCGQGIRDVTRIAASDPGMWIDILSANPGPVADLLADVSADLDETVRALRALQSSDDAKRLEGTAGIEDVLRRGNAGQVRVPGKHGSAPRAYEVVAVLIDDQPGQLARIFADAGMAGVNIEDVRIEHATGQQAGLVQLMVEPKAAPVLTAALRERGWAIRQ
- a CDS encoding Rieske (2Fe-2S) protein: MTQGPTRRTVLLATGAVALVAGCGGGGDDSGASPSVAPAQELAKTSDIPVGGGVIFKDEGVVVTQPTQGEFKAFTNICAHQRCPVAGVSDGTINCSCHGSKFAIADGAVTNPPATKPLPEKKIAVEGDSIRLA